A region from the Brassica napus cultivar Da-Ae chromosome C8, Da-Ae, whole genome shotgun sequence genome encodes:
- the LOC106418171 gene encoding F-box protein At3g49450-like, translated as MKKRKQSVSKEEVRIISSTTSTKASGEKSRLPMDIILEVFSRLPAKSIARCRVVSKDWGSTLCRPYFTDLFLKMSSLSPCLLFTFHAEGKWSFFSSPEAMLISDQKSSSVAVDILSHVPIDYPIRVCVPACGLLCTKDEWVLSRKKDARMMICNPSTGGFKLLPKVKTRRGRVMTYLGYDPIEEVYKVLCMTACERPYIQKAEQHQVLTLGTGKLNWRMIECPISHYPRPRDNEICINGVLYYSALESGSWRTSTSMIVCFDIRSEKLKFIVDEAFKDFKSPSTLINYKGKLGILSPHTSGFMDGIFIGFELWVIDDIEKPTWWRHTHIFPPLWDTLVAQARINIVGTTGDSEIMFSPTVVSNPFYIFCYNMETRSIRRVEIKGFGPVTGQNIYTFLNHVENVKLIT; from the coding sequence ATGAAGAAACGAAAGCAAAGCGTCTCGAAGGAAGAGGTTCGTATCATCTCTTCGACTACATCAACAAAAGCATCAGGAGAAAAATCTCGTCTCCCAATGGATATCATCCTTGAGGTATTTTCGAGATTGCCTGCCAAATCTATAGCGAGGTGTCGCGTCGTGTCTAAAGACTGGGGTTCCACTCTCTGCCGTCCATATTTCACGGATCTGTTTCTGAAGATGTCTTCTCTTAGTCCTTGTCTCCTTTTCACTTTCCATGCAGAGGGTAAGTGGTCATTTTTCTCCTCACCTGAGGCTATGCTGATTTCAGACCAGAAGTCGTCTAGTGTAGCTGTCGATATTCTTAGTCATGTCCCTATAGATTATCCCATTAGAGTTTGTGTCCCTGCTTGTGGATTGTTGTGTACTAAAGATGAGTGGGTTTTAAGTAGAAAGAAAGATGCTAGGATGATGATATGTAACCCTAGCACAGGAGGATTCAAACTTTTACCCAAAGTGAAAACGAGGAGGGGTCGGGTTATGACATATTTAGGGTATGATCCAATAGAAGAAGTATACAAGGTATTGTGTATGACAGCTTGTGAAAGGCCCTATATTCAAAAAGCTGAACAACATCAGGTTCTCACGTTAGGAACGGGAAAACTGAACTGGAGAATGATTGAGTGTCCCATATCTCATTATCCTCGACCTCGAGATAATGAGATTTGCATAAACGGAGTTTTATACTATTCAGCTCTGGAAAGTGGGTCTTGGAGAACCTCTACGTCTATGATTGTCTGTTTTGACATAAGGTCTGAGAAGTTGAAGTTTATTGTTGATGAAGCTTTCAAGGATTTTAAATCTCCTTCAACTCTAATAAATTACAAGGGAAAATTAGGTATACTCAGTCCTCATACATCTGGTTTTATGGATGGAATATTCATTGGTTTCGAGTTGTGGGTCATAGATGATATTGAGAAACCTACATGGTGGAGACATACTCACATATTTCCGCCACTATGGGATACTCTTGTTGCTCAGGCAAGGATAAATATTGTTGGGACTACCGGTGATAGTGAAATCATGTTTTCTCCAACCGTCGTGTCCAACCCCTTCTACATTTTCTGCTACAACATGGAAACGAGATCTATTAGAAGAGTTGAAATCAAAGGTTTTGGACCTGTCACGggtcaaaatatttatacattctTAAACCATGTGGAGAATGTGAAACTTATTACATAA